The nucleotide window CCGTTGCCCCGGGGCCCGAAGAGGTGGCGGCGAATCCCCGGGCGCGGAGCGCGAAGCTGCGGGCGGCCCGGCGGGTGGAGGGGTAGGCGGATGGCCCGGTCGCTCGGGGGCACCCTCACCCGCTCCCATCCTGTCCGCACGCGCGCCCGGGCGCGCCGGGCGTTCCTGCGGCTGGACCTCTGGCGGGGCGTGCTCCTGCTGGGCCTGCTCTGCCTCGGCATCCTCTTCTACGTGTGGCAGCACATCCAGGTCCTCCGCCTCGGCTACGCCCTGGAGGGGCTGCGCGCGGAGCGCGCCACCCTCCTGCAGGAGCAGAAGATTCTGACCCTCGAGCTGGCCCGGCTCACCGACCTCGGCCGGGTCGAGGCCATCGCCCGGGCCCGCTTCGAGATGCAGACCCCCCGCCCCGGCCAGGTGATCGTGCTCCCTGAGCCGGCCGGGCCCGGTACCGGGTCCCGGTAGGGGGGTTAGTGAGAGGAGCCGGGATGCTGCCCGCGGAGATGCCGGCCCCCCGCGGCCGGGCCATCGCCCTCTTCTTCCTCCTCCTGGCCTTTCTGGCCGTGGTGGTGGGCCGCCTCTTCGCCCTCCAGATCCGGGACCACCAGCGCCTGACCCAGAAGGCCACCCAACAGTACGAGCGGCAGCTCCCCGTCACGGCGAAGCGGGGGATGATCACCGACCGCCACGGCAGGGAGCTGGCGGTCAGCCTGGAGGCCCAGTCCCTCTACGCGCACCCCGGCGCCGTTCGGGAGCCCCGGGCGGCCGCGGCGGCGCTCGCGGAGGTCCTGGGACAGTCCCGGGGGGAGATCCTCAGGCGCCTCACCGCCGACAAACCCTTCGTCTGGCTGCAGCGCAAGCTCCCGGCGCGCCAGGCCGAGCTCCTGGCCAGCCTCCCGCTCCCCGGGATAGGCCTCCTCCCCGAAGCGCGCCGCTCCTACCCTCGGGGGGCGCTAGCGGCCCACCTCGTGGGGTTCGTGGGCCTCGATGATGCGGGGCTGGAGGGCGTAGAATACCAGTACGACGCCCTGCTGGGCGGGGGGCCACGCTTCGTCACGGGGCGGGTGGACGCGCTCGGACGGGTCCTCTTCCGGGACGAGGGTCCGCCCCGGCCCGCGCCGGTGAACCTGGTCCTGACCGTGGACGAGGTGATCCAGTACGTGGCGGAGCGGGAACTGCAGCGGGCCGTGGCGAAGGCCCAGGCGCAGGCCGGCACCGTTCTGGTCCTGGATCCGGGGAGCGGCGAGGTGCTGGCGCTGGCGAACGTCCCGACCTTCAGCCCCGACGCCTTCGCGGAGGGGTCGGCAACTGCCCGGCGGAATCGGGCGCTGGCCGACAGCTATGAGCCGGGGTCCGTCTTCAAGATGGTCCTGGCCGCGGCCGCGCTGGAGGAGGGGTTGGTTCGGCCCGAAGAGCTGTTCTTCGGCGAGCACGGGGTCATCGACGTGGCCGGGCTGAAGATCCGGGACCATGAGCCGTACGGGTGGCTCACCTTCAGCCAGGTGGTGGCTCGGTCCAGCAACGTGGGGGCGATCAAGGTCGGCCAGCGCCTGGGCCGCTCGACCTACTACAGCTACCTCAGCGGCTTCGGCTTCGGCGCCCGCACGGGCGTGGACCTGCCGGGGGAGACGCCGGGCCTCCTGCGACGCCCGCGGCAGTGGTCGGCGGTCTCCATCGGGGCCCTCTCGATCGGGCAGGAGGTGTCGGTCACCTCGCTGCAGCTTGTCAGCGCCCTGGCGGCGGTAGCCAACGGGGGGAGGCTCTACCGGCCGCACGTTCTCAAAGCCGTCCGGGGAGAGGCCGGCGGCGCGACCCGGGAGATCCCCCCCC belongs to Candidatus Methylomirabilis sp. and includes:
- a CDS encoding penicillin-binding protein 2, with the translated sequence MLPAEMPAPRGRAIALFFLLLAFLAVVVGRLFALQIRDHQRLTQKATQQYERQLPVTAKRGMITDRHGRELAVSLEAQSLYAHPGAVREPRAAAAALAEVLGQSRGEILRRLTADKPFVWLQRKLPARQAELLASLPLPGIGLLPEARRSYPRGALAAHLVGFVGLDDAGLEGVEYQYDALLGGGPRFVTGRVDALGRVLFRDEGPPRPAPVNLVLTVDEVIQYVAERELQRAVAKAQAQAGTVLVLDPGSGEVLALANVPTFSPDAFAEGSATARRNRALADSYEPGSVFKMVLAAAALEEGLVRPEELFFGEHGVIDVAGLKIRDHEPYGWLTFSQVVARSSNVGAIKVGQRLGRSTYYSYLSGFGFGARTGVDLPGETPGLLRRPRQWSAVSIGALSIGQEVSVTSLQLVSALAAVANGGRLYRPHVLKAVRGEAGGATREIPPQVVRQVISRETARRLTAILVEAVERGTGKAAAVPGYTVAGKTGTAQKLDRETGLYSRSKVVASFAGFVPAESPRLAILVVLDEPAHDRWGGSAAGPAFREIAREALGYLNVPPSPGRRIEVVRRADGTAQGLN
- a CDS encoding cell division protein FtsL: MARSLGGTLTRSHPVRTRARARRAFLRLDLWRGVLLLGLLCLGILFYVWQHIQVLRLGYALEGLRAERATLLQEQKILTLELARLTDLGRVEAIARARFEMQTPRPGQVIVLPEPAGPGTGSR